One window from the genome of Variovorax sp. PAMC26660 encodes:
- a CDS encoding ATP-binding cassette domain-containing protein, which translates to MNTTDSPLPRPLLQIQDLGFAYPGQPALAADWNASIGPGVTLLYGDTGTGKSALLQVIAGLLPATGRLTAAGARLDSAPEAYRQNVFFVDPTTDRFNEVTPRECAATLNKGNPHFSEEKWQALVEGFALSPHLDKKMYMLSTGSKRKVWMAAGLASGRPLLLLDEPTAGLDAASIRCLWATLAGFSGQASQAVLVASAARVDTVPLAACIDLPLH; encoded by the coding sequence GTGAACACGACCGACTCTCCCCTCCCCCGCCCCCTTCTCCAGATCCAGGACCTCGGCTTCGCATATCCGGGTCAACCCGCACTCGCCGCCGACTGGAACGCCTCCATCGGCCCGGGTGTCACGCTGCTGTACGGCGACACCGGCACCGGCAAGTCCGCGCTGCTCCAGGTGATCGCCGGCCTGCTGCCCGCCACCGGCCGGTTGACCGCGGCCGGCGCGCGACTGGACAGCGCACCCGAGGCCTATCGCCAGAACGTGTTCTTCGTCGATCCCACGACGGACCGGTTCAACGAAGTCACTCCCCGCGAATGCGCGGCCACCCTGAACAAGGGCAACCCGCATTTCAGCGAAGAAAAGTGGCAGGCCCTGGTCGAAGGCTTCGCCCTGAGCCCGCACCTCGACAAGAAGATGTACATGCTTTCGACGGGTTCGAAGCGCAAGGTCTGGATGGCGGCCGGGCTGGCGTCGGGACGCCCGCTGCTCCTGCTGGACGAGCCCACGGCCGGGCTCGATGCCGCGTCGATCCGCTGCCTGTGGGCCACGCTCGCCGGCTTTTCGGGGCAAGCCTCGCAGGCTGTGCTGGTCGCCAGCGCCGCGCGCGTCGACACGGTCCCGCTCGCGGCTTGCATCGACTTGCCGCTGCATTGA
- a CDS encoding ABC transporter substrate-binding protein, with protein MTTLLAGALFAAASASSFAQDAGKVLRLVPQSDLKILDPIWTTAFVTRNHGYMVYDTLFGVDERGKVLPQMVDKYTTSADGKTWNFTLRKGLAFHDGKPVTSDDVLASLKRWGQRDGLGQKMFAAMDKTEAVDANSFRFVFKEPFGMVLDALSKPSSNPPFIMPARVAATPADKQIDDATGSGPYIFKKDEYRPGEKIVYLKNTKYVPRAEAPSGTAGGKNVYVDRMEWIVLKDAQTQANALANGEVDMIEWVPSEQYTALKNNPAITLDSPVSKGSFALHLNHLIPPFDNPKIAQAAFMAINQEALMRAQLVHKELYNSCASIYPCGSAFASDKTGYFTGKPQFEKAKALLKEAGYDGKPVVLMYPADFAVLNKFPPVMAQLLKQAGFNVDMQSMDWPTLVTRRAKKDPVDKGGWNLFITGWGIADNMNPMFFAPLTGNGEKGWFGWATDDKLEQLKSDFLASTDEPKRKELATAIQQRVYDTGIYAPIGEYKPLTAYRKGVVSGVVRSPVAVFWNLKKN; from the coding sequence ATGACAACCCTCCTCGCGGGCGCGCTGTTTGCCGCCGCTTCGGCGAGCAGCTTCGCGCAGGATGCGGGCAAGGTGCTGCGCCTCGTGCCGCAGTCCGACCTGAAGATCCTCGACCCGATCTGGACCACCGCCTTCGTCACGCGCAACCACGGCTACATGGTCTACGACACGCTCTTCGGCGTGGACGAGCGGGGCAAGGTGCTGCCGCAGATGGTCGACAAGTACACGACCAGCGCCGACGGCAAGACCTGGAACTTCACGCTGCGCAAGGGCCTGGCCTTCCATGACGGCAAGCCTGTCACCTCCGACGACGTGCTCGCCTCGCTCAAGCGATGGGGCCAGCGCGACGGCCTGGGCCAGAAGATGTTCGCCGCCATGGACAAGACCGAGGCGGTCGATGCCAACAGCTTCAGGTTCGTCTTCAAGGAGCCCTTCGGCATGGTGCTCGACGCGCTGAGCAAGCCTTCGTCGAACCCGCCCTTCATCATGCCGGCGCGCGTGGCCGCCACCCCGGCCGACAAGCAGATAGACGACGCCACCGGCTCCGGCCCCTACATCTTCAAGAAGGACGAATACCGCCCCGGCGAAAAGATCGTCTACCTGAAGAACACCAAGTACGTGCCGCGCGCCGAGGCGCCCTCCGGCACGGCCGGCGGCAAGAACGTGTACGTCGACCGCATGGAATGGATCGTCCTGAAGGACGCGCAGACGCAGGCCAATGCGCTGGCCAACGGCGAGGTCGACATGATCGAGTGGGTGCCGTCGGAGCAGTACACCGCACTCAAGAACAACCCCGCCATCACGCTCGACAGCCCCGTGTCGAAGGGCTCGTTCGCGCTGCACCTGAACCACCTGATCCCGCCCTTCGACAACCCCAAGATCGCGCAGGCCGCCTTCATGGCCATCAACCAAGAGGCGCTGATGCGCGCCCAGCTCGTGCACAAGGAGCTGTACAACAGTTGCGCTTCCATCTACCCCTGCGGCTCGGCCTTCGCGTCCGACAAGACCGGCTACTTCACCGGCAAGCCGCAGTTCGAGAAAGCCAAGGCGCTGCTCAAGGAAGCAGGCTATGACGGCAAGCCCGTGGTGCTGATGTACCCGGCCGACTTCGCGGTGCTCAACAAGTTTCCGCCGGTGATGGCGCAACTGCTCAAGCAGGCCGGCTTCAACGTCGACATGCAGTCGATGGACTGGCCCACGCTGGTCACGCGCCGCGCCAAGAAGGACCCGGTCGACAAGGGCGGCTGGAACCTCTTCATCACCGGCTGGGGCATTGCCGACAACATGAACCCGATGTTCTTCGCGCCGCTCACGGGCAATGGCGAAAAGGGCTGGTTCGGCTGGGCCACCGACGACAAGCTGGAGCAGCTCAAGTCCGACTTCCTTGCCAGCACTGACGAACCCAAGCGCAAGGAGTTGGCCACCGCCATCCAGCAGCGCGTGTACGACACCGGCATCTACGCGCCCATCGGCGAATACAAGCCGCTCACGGCCTACCGCAAGGGCGTGGTGAGCGGCGTGGTGCGCTCGCCGGTGGCCGTGTTCTGGAACCTGAAGAAGAACTGA
- a CDS encoding ABC transporter permease, producing the protein MLLFLARRILSTVPVLVIVALIVFLMLRLAPGDPAAAIVGDSGTSENIARVREQLGLNQSLPVQFFHWSAQLLQGNLGESYFMKKTVVELIGQRIEATVSLAAVTLVATILIAVPLGVIAAWRHGGWLDRMLMGFSVMGFSIPAFVIGYVLIWIFALHLQWLPVQGYQRLSQGPWLWIKHLILPSITLSIIYVALIARVTRAAVAEAMTEDYIRTARAKGISETRLLMRHALANAAIPIVTVIGIGIALLIGGVVVTETVFAIPGLGQLTVDAVLSRDFPLIQGITLFFSVIYVLINLLIDVSYLVFDPRIRY; encoded by the coding sequence ATGCTGCTCTTTCTTGCACGCCGCATTCTCTCGACCGTGCCGGTGCTCGTCATCGTCGCGCTCATCGTGTTCCTGATGCTGCGGCTCGCGCCCGGCGACCCGGCCGCCGCCATCGTGGGCGACAGCGGCACCAGCGAGAACATCGCCCGCGTGCGCGAGCAACTGGGGCTCAACCAGTCGCTGCCCGTGCAGTTCTTCCACTGGAGTGCGCAACTGCTGCAGGGCAACCTGGGCGAGTCGTACTTCATGAAGAAGACGGTGGTGGAACTGATCGGCCAGCGCATCGAGGCCACGGTGTCCCTCGCCGCCGTGACGCTGGTGGCCACCATCCTCATCGCGGTGCCGCTCGGTGTGATCGCAGCGTGGCGCCACGGCGGCTGGCTCGACCGCATGCTGATGGGCTTCTCGGTCATGGGCTTTTCAATACCTGCGTTCGTGATCGGCTACGTGCTCATCTGGATCTTCGCGCTGCACCTGCAGTGGCTGCCGGTGCAGGGCTATCAGCGACTGAGCCAGGGGCCCTGGCTGTGGATCAAGCACCTGATCCTGCCGTCGATCACGCTGTCGATCATCTACGTGGCGCTGATCGCGCGTGTCACGCGCGCGGCCGTGGCCGAGGCGATGACCGAGGACTACATCCGCACTGCGCGTGCCAAGGGCATCTCCGAGACGCGGCTGCTGATGCGCCACGCGCTCGCCAACGCGGCCATTCCCATCGTCACGGTCATCGGCATCGGTATTGCGCTGCTGATCGGCGGCGTGGTGGTCACCGAGACGGTGTTCGCCATTCCGGGGCTCGGGCAGCTCACGGTCGACGCGGTGCTGTCGCGCGACTTCCCGTTGATCCAGGGCATCACGCTGTTCTTTTCCGTCATCTATGTGCTCATCAATCTGCTGATCGATGTGAGCTACCTGGTGTTCGACCCCCGCATCCGGTACTGA
- a CDS encoding ABC transporter permease produces MTDSTLPLPLATVPDIAIEALAPPQRRSLLKRILADWSVRAGGSVLLLLVLMSLAAPWLGTIDPTAIDPGSGNLMPGTRGEFNSLAGDTFEHLFVMGTDSLGRDIWSRTLYGARVSLTVGIAVAALAMVFGMLVGLLGGYFRRIDGVIMRLMDGVMAIPGILFAISLVALFGGTLLTVVVAIAVPEIPRVARLVRSVVLTVREEPYVEAAIALDTPTWKILVRHILPNAIAPLIIQATYVCASAILVEAILSFLGVGLPADMATWGNIMAEGRAQFNQYPHNVLFPGIFLALTVLAVNILGDGLRDTLDPKFNKRGG; encoded by the coding sequence ATGACCGATTCGACCCTTCCCCTTCCCCTTGCCACAGTGCCAGACATCGCCATCGAAGCGCTGGCACCGCCGCAACGGCGCTCGCTGCTCAAGCGCATCCTGGCCGACTGGTCGGTGCGCGCGGGCGGCAGCGTGTTGCTGCTGCTCGTGCTGATGTCGCTGGCCGCGCCGTGGCTCGGCACCATCGACCCGACCGCCATCGACCCCGGCAGCGGCAACCTCATGCCCGGCACGCGCGGCGAGTTCAACAGCCTGGCCGGCGACACCTTCGAGCACCTGTTCGTGATGGGCACCGACAGCCTCGGGCGCGACATCTGGAGCCGCACGCTGTACGGTGCGCGCGTGTCGCTCACGGTAGGCATTGCCGTGGCCGCGCTCGCCATGGTGTTCGGCATGCTCGTGGGCCTGCTGGGCGGTTACTTTCGCCGCATCGACGGCGTGATCATGCGGCTGATGGACGGCGTCATGGCCATCCCCGGCATCCTGTTCGCGATCAGCCTCGTGGCGCTGTTCGGCGGCACGCTGCTCACCGTGGTGGTGGCCATCGCGGTGCCCGAGATTCCGCGCGTGGCGCGGCTGGTGCGCTCGGTGGTGCTCACGGTGCGCGAAGAGCCGTATGTCGAGGCGGCGATTGCGCTCGACACGCCGACCTGGAAGATCCTCGTGCGGCACATCCTGCCGAATGCGATTGCGCCGCTGATCATTCAGGCGACTTATGTGTGCGCCTCGGCGATCTTGGTGGAAGCCATCCTGTCCTTCCTCGGCGTAGGCCTGCCGGCGGACATGGCGACCTGGGGAAACATCATGGCGGAGGGCCGCGCGCAGTTCAACCAGTACCCGCACAACGTCCTGTTTCCGGGCATCTTCCTGGCGCTCACGGTGCTGGCGGTGAACATCCTGGGCGACGGGCTGCGCGACACGCTCGATCCCAAGTTCAACAAGCGCGGAGGCTGA
- a CDS encoding ABC transporter ATP-binding protein: MAQAPVLSVRDLAIALPRGGDRPHAVDKVSFDVPPGKIVCLLGESGSGKSVIANAVMGLLPAGLVPVRGTIELQGENLLAAPTSRLRQLRGPSMAMVFQEPMTALNPVMTCGAQIDEMLAQHVRMGKADRRQKILAIMARVRLPEPERIFASYPHQLSGGQRQRIVIAMALILKPALLICDEPTTALDVTTQAEILKLILELQTENGTAVLFITHDFGVVAEIADEVVVLQLGAMIEKGDKMAVLTAPREPYTKMLLDAVPELSAHKRPPVADAYPLLNAVNICKTYVTGSWPGKRRTVKAARDVSLAVRPGETVGIVGESGSGKSTVARCIARLIDPTSGDIFADGRSVAHAKGRALSPFRRTVQVIFQDPYRSLNPRQTVGASIVEGPVNFGMPHDKAWARAEELMRLVRLSSDALHRYPSEFSGGQRQRISIARALACDPQVLIADEAVSALDVSVQAQILRLLDEIQQRLKIGILFITHDLRVASQICDSVIVMSQGEIVERGEVRDVFFAPQHEYTRKLLAAAPGRDFAFARS; the protein is encoded by the coding sequence ATGGCACAAGCCCCCGTACTTTCCGTTCGCGACCTTGCCATCGCATTGCCGCGCGGCGGCGACCGGCCGCATGCGGTCGACAAGGTTTCCTTCGATGTGCCGCCGGGCAAGATCGTCTGCCTGCTCGGCGAATCGGGCTCGGGCAAGTCGGTCATTGCCAATGCGGTGATGGGCCTGCTGCCCGCAGGGCTCGTGCCGGTGCGCGGCACTATCGAACTGCAGGGCGAGAACCTGCTCGCCGCGCCGACATCGCGCCTGCGCCAGTTGCGCGGCCCGTCGATGGCCATGGTGTTCCAGGAGCCGATGACCGCGCTCAACCCCGTCATGACCTGCGGCGCGCAGATCGACGAGATGCTGGCGCAGCACGTGCGCATGGGCAAGGCCGACCGGCGGCAGAAGATCCTCGCGATCATGGCGCGCGTGCGGCTGCCGGAGCCCGAGCGCATCTTCGCGTCATACCCGCACCAGCTCTCGGGCGGGCAACGCCAGCGCATCGTGATCGCGATGGCGCTGATCCTCAAGCCCGCGCTGCTGATCTGCGACGAGCCGACCACCGCGCTCGACGTGACGACGCAGGCGGAGATCCTCAAGCTCATCCTCGAGCTGCAGACCGAGAACGGCACGGCCGTGCTCTTCATCACGCACGACTTCGGCGTGGTGGCCGAGATTGCCGACGAGGTGGTGGTGCTGCAGCTCGGCGCCATGATCGAGAAGGGCGACAAGATGGCGGTGCTCACGGCGCCGCGCGAGCCCTACACGAAGATGCTGCTCGATGCGGTGCCCGAACTGTCCGCGCACAAGCGCCCTCCGGTGGCGGACGCCTACCCGCTGCTCAACGCTGTGAACATCTGCAAGACCTACGTCACGGGCAGTTGGCCCGGCAAGCGGCGCACGGTGAAGGCGGCGCGCGATGTGTCGCTCGCGGTGCGGCCGGGCGAAACCGTGGGCATCGTGGGTGAGTCGGGTTCGGGCAAGTCGACGGTGGCGCGCTGCATCGCGCGGCTGATCGACCCGACCTCGGGCGACATCTTTGCCGATGGCCGGTCGGTGGCGCACGCCAAGGGGCGCGCGCTGTCGCCGTTTCGGCGCACGGTGCAGGTGATCTTCCAGGACCCGTACCGCTCGCTCAATCCAAGGCAGACCGTGGGCGCGTCCATCGTCGAAGGGCCGGTCAACTTCGGCATGCCGCACGACAAAGCCTGGGCGCGCGCCGAAGAGCTGATGCGGCTGGTGCGGCTGTCGTCCGATGCGCTGCACCGCTACCCGAGCGAGTTCTCGGGCGGGCAGCGCCAGCGCATCTCGATCGCGCGCGCACTGGCCTGCGACCCGCAGGTGCTGATCGCCGACGAGGCGGTGTCGGCGCTCGACGTGTCGGTGCAGGCGCAGATCCTGCGGCTGCTCGACGAGATCCAGCAGCGGCTGAAGATCGGCATTCTCTTCATCACCCATGACCTGCGCGTGGCCAGTCAGATCTGCGACAGCGTGATCGTCATGAGCCAGGGTGAAATCGTGGAGCGTGGCGAAGTGCGCGACGTGTTCTTCGCGCCGCAACACGAATACACGCGCAAACTGCTGGCTGCTGCGCCCGGCCGCGACTTCGCCTTTGCACGCAGTTGA
- a CDS encoding M81 family metallopeptidase produces the protein MKVFIAGFQHETNTFAPSKADWAAFNAGSSFPPYRRGAAIVEAYAGRNIPVGGFIDAAREKGWSLVPSAWAGATPSAHVTEDAFERISAAITEDLAAALADGGIDAVYLDLHGAAVTEHLEDPEGELIARIRMLVGPDVPIVASLDLHGNITAQMLAEADALATYRTYPHIDMADTGRLAATLLERRVARGSREPLHARRLSFLLPLNVQSTMIEPAASVYGLLKELDAKHDAVLSFATGFPAADIAECGPVVWGYGDDAGTAVATLYERIDQPRSQWRLDVLAPRVAVARALELAEGASRPVVIADTQDNPGAGADSNTTGMLHALLAEGAGKRFPGQVALGLMFDPAAAAAAHEAGLGAQIRIALGTSVPTWGGQFSDAPVEGLFTVTALSDGQVQGKGPMSRGGTVSLGASACLEIDGVRIAVASGKSQMLDREFFRYLGIEPEAMKLLVNKSSVHFRADFAPIASTILVAKAPGPMAADPADLPWTRLPATMALQP, from the coding sequence ATGAAAGTCTTCATCGCCGGTTTCCAGCACGAGACCAACACCTTCGCGCCCAGCAAGGCGGACTGGGCCGCCTTCAACGCGGGCTCCAGCTTTCCGCCGTACCGGCGCGGCGCTGCGATCGTCGAGGCCTATGCGGGCAGGAACATTCCCGTCGGCGGGTTCATCGACGCGGCGCGCGAGAAGGGCTGGTCGCTGGTGCCTTCGGCCTGGGCCGGCGCCACGCCCTCGGCGCACGTGACGGAAGACGCCTTCGAGCGCATCTCGGCCGCGATCACCGAAGACCTTGCAGCCGCGCTGGCCGATGGCGGCATCGACGCGGTCTACCTCGACCTGCACGGCGCGGCCGTGACCGAGCACCTGGAAGACCCTGAGGGTGAACTGATCGCGCGCATCCGCATGTTGGTCGGGCCTGACGTGCCCATCGTCGCGAGCCTGGACTTGCACGGCAACATCACCGCGCAAATGCTGGCCGAGGCCGATGCGCTGGCCACCTACCGCACCTACCCGCACATCGACATGGCCGACACGGGCCGGCTCGCAGCGACGCTGCTGGAGCGCCGCGTGGCGCGCGGTTCGCGCGAGCCGCTGCATGCGCGGCGGCTGAGCTTCCTGCTGCCGCTGAACGTGCAGTCGACCATGATCGAGCCGGCCGCATCGGTGTACGGATTGTTGAAGGAACTCGACGCGAAGCACGACGCGGTGCTGAGCTTTGCCACCGGCTTTCCTGCCGCCGACATCGCCGAGTGCGGCCCGGTGGTGTGGGGCTACGGTGATGACGCCGGCACGGCGGTGGCCACGCTGTATGAGCGCATCGACCAGCCGCGCTCGCAATGGCGGCTCGACGTGCTGGCGCCGCGCGTGGCGGTGGCGCGGGCGTTGGAGCTGGCGGAGGGTGCGAGCCGCCCGGTCGTCATTGCCGACACGCAGGACAACCCCGGCGCGGGCGCCGACAGCAACACCACCGGCATGCTGCATGCGCTGCTGGCCGAAGGCGCGGGCAAGCGCTTTCCGGGGCAGGTGGCGTTGGGCTTGATGTTCGACCCGGCCGCCGCAGCCGCGGCGCACGAAGCCGGCCTCGGCGCGCAGATCCGCATCGCGCTCGGCACCTCGGTGCCCACGTGGGGCGGCCAGTTCAGCGATGCGCCGGTCGAGGGCCTGTTCACTGTGACCGCGCTCAGCGACGGCCAGGTGCAGGGCAAGGGTCCGATGTCGCGCGGCGGTACGGTGTCGCTCGGCGCTAGTGCCTGCCTGGAGATCGACGGCGTGCGGATCGCCGTGGCCAGCGGCAAGAGCCAGATGCTCGATCGCGAGTTCTTCCGCTACCTGGGCATCGAGCCCGAGGCGATGAAGCTGCTGGTCAACAAAAGCTCGGTGCATTTCCGCGCCGACTTCGCGCCCATCGCCAGCACCATCCTCGTGGCCAAGGCGCCGGGCCCGATGGCTGCCGACCCGGCCGATCTGCCGTGGACGCGGCTGCCCGCCACGATGGCGCTGCAACCCTGA
- a CDS encoding M20 aminoacylase family protein, with protein MRKNAAEFVTVRQQIHQNPELGFEEFGTSDLVAGRLTAWGYEVERGLGVTGLVGRLKRGGGTRAIGIRADMDALPIEEKTGLAYRSGRPGIMHACGHDGHTAMLLGAAKYLAQHGEFSGTLNLIFQPAEEGMGGAVKMMEDGLFEKYPCDAVYAMHNSPGRRQGDLVFREGAAMASSDYATVTLTGVGGHGAMPHRSADPIVAASSIVMALQTIVSRNADPQEMTIVTVGAIHAGKANNVIPETCVLEISVRSLHREMRELLEKRVKAIVNAQAESFGVKAHIDYRKGYAVLVNTPDETEFARRIGRELVGTEHVEPQGPAVTGSEDFAFMLEKRPGCYLFIGNGAPGQHGGCMVHNPGYDFNDSNLPIGAAYWALLAESYLQ; from the coding sequence ATGAGAAAGAACGCCGCCGAGTTCGTCACGGTGCGCCAGCAGATCCACCAGAACCCCGAGCTTGGTTTTGAAGAGTTCGGAACCAGCGACCTGGTGGCCGGGCGCCTCACGGCCTGGGGCTACGAAGTCGAGCGCGGGCTCGGCGTGACGGGGCTGGTCGGGCGCCTCAAGCGCGGCGGCGGAACGCGCGCCATCGGCATCCGTGCCGACATGGACGCGCTGCCCATCGAAGAGAAGACCGGCCTGGCCTACCGCAGCGGAAGGCCCGGCATCATGCACGCCTGCGGCCATGACGGCCACACCGCGATGCTGCTCGGCGCGGCCAAGTACCTCGCGCAGCACGGCGAGTTTTCGGGCACGCTCAACCTGATCTTCCAGCCGGCCGAAGAGGGCATGGGCGGCGCCGTGAAGATGATGGAAGACGGCCTGTTCGAGAAGTACCCCTGCGACGCGGTCTATGCCATGCACAACTCGCCGGGACGGCGGCAGGGCGACCTCGTGTTCCGCGAAGGCGCGGCCATGGCCTCGTCGGACTACGCCACCGTCACGCTCACCGGCGTGGGCGGGCACGGCGCCATGCCGCATCGCTCGGCCGACCCGATCGTTGCCGCGTCGAGCATCGTGATGGCGCTGCAGACCATCGTCTCGCGCAACGCCGATCCGCAGGAGATGACCATCGTCACCGTCGGTGCCATCCATGCCGGCAAGGCGAACAACGTGATTCCCGAAACCTGCGTGCTGGAGATCAGCGTGCGTTCGCTCCATCGCGAGATGCGCGAGCTGCTCGAAAAGCGCGTGAAGGCCATCGTGAATGCGCAGGCCGAGAGCTTTGGTGTGAAGGCGCACATCGACTACCGCAAGGGCTATGCGGTGCTGGTGAACACGCCGGATGAAACCGAGTTCGCGCGGCGCATCGGCCGCGAGCTGGTGGGCACGGAGCATGTGGAGCCGCAAGGCCCGGCCGTCACCGGCAGCGAAGACTTCGCGTTCATGCTGGAGAAAAGGCCCGGCTGCTACCTCTTCATCGGCAACGGCGCGCCGGGCCAGCACGGCGGTTGCATGGTGCACAACCCCGGCTATGACTTCAACGACAGCAACCTGCCGATCGGCGCGGCCTACTGGGCGCTGCTCGCCGAGAGCTACCTGCAGTAA
- a CDS encoding CynX/NimT family MFS transporter, with protein sequence MSSITLSPGSTSTPRTQPAHPGTTEELLIDAEVDSQPPPRPTPAPSTGRRILLGASVVLIAFNLRPVFASLSVVLPEIIKATGLSATAASLLTTLPIVCLGVFAPLAPWLGRRFGTERTLLGCMVLILLGTVLRGTGNIPLLFLASAIAGSGIAVSNVLLSGLVKRDFAKQAALMMGLYTMAVCGGAASAAGLTVPIEHALGGGWTMALAMWALPAALVTLIWAPQALPLKPVASESGFTVRGLWRDKLAWQVTFFMGLQSALAYIVMGWLAPILRERGLGSETAGYVVSLSVMTQVVTCLVVPALAVKLRNQRGLAVVLATLTVTAMLAMLFAPLQGVWLWAVLLGIAQGGTFALALTVIVLRSPDSHVAAHLSGMAQGVGYMVAAFGPLVAGLLHGWTGSFRASAWLFVGLGIALVIAGLGAGRTLHVGAVTVPRH encoded by the coding sequence ATGAGTTCGATCACGCTCTCCCCCGGTTCCACCTCGACGCCACGCACCCAGCCCGCACACCCCGGCACCACCGAAGAACTGCTGATCGACGCCGAGGTCGACAGCCAACCCCCGCCACGCCCCACGCCTGCGCCGAGCACCGGCCGACGCATCCTGCTCGGCGCCAGCGTGGTGCTGATCGCGTTCAACCTGCGGCCGGTGTTTGCCAGCCTGTCGGTGGTGCTGCCCGAAATCATCAAGGCCACCGGCCTGTCGGCCACGGCCGCGAGCCTGTTGACCACGCTGCCGATCGTCTGCCTGGGCGTCTTCGCGCCGCTCGCGCCGTGGCTGGGCCGCCGCTTCGGCACCGAGCGCACGCTGCTCGGCTGCATGGTGCTGATCCTGCTGGGCACGGTGCTGCGCGGCACCGGCAACATCCCGCTGCTGTTCCTGGCCTCGGCCATCGCAGGCAGCGGCATCGCGGTGTCGAACGTGCTGCTGTCTGGGCTGGTCAAGCGCGACTTCGCCAAGCAGGCGGCGCTGATGATGGGCCTGTACACCATGGCCGTGTGCGGCGGCGCCGCCAGTGCCGCGGGCCTGACGGTGCCGATCGAACATGCATTGGGCGGCGGCTGGACGATGGCGCTTGCGATGTGGGCATTGCCGGCCGCGCTCGTCACGCTGATCTGGGCGCCGCAGGCGCTGCCGCTGAAGCCGGTGGCGAGCGAATCGGGCTTCACCGTGCGCGGGCTCTGGCGCGACAAGCTGGCCTGGCAGGTCACCTTCTTCATGGGGCTGCAATCCGCCCTGGCCTACATCGTGATGGGCTGGCTCGCGCCGATCCTTCGCGAGCGCGGGCTCGGCAGCGAAACGGCTGGTTATGTGGTGTCGCTGTCGGTGATGACGCAGGTGGTGACCTGCCTCGTGGTGCCGGCGCTGGCCGTGAAGCTGCGCAACCAGCGCGGCCTGGCCGTGGTGCTCGCAACGCTCACGGTCACGGCCATGCTGGCGATGCTGTTCGCGCCGCTGCAAGGTGTGTGGCTCTGGGCCGTGCTGCTGGGCATTGCGCAAGGCGGCACCTTTGCGCTGGCGCTCACGGTGATCGTGCTGCGCTCACCCGATTCGCACGTGGCCGCGCACCTGTCGGGCATGGCACAGGGCGTGGGCTACATGGTGGCGGCCTTCGGTCCGCTGGTGGCTGGCTTGCTGCACGGATGGACCGGCAGCTTCCGCGCATCGGCCTGGCTCTTCGTCGGGCTGGGCATTGCGCTGGTCATCGCGGGCCTCGGCGCGGGGCGCACGCTGCATGTGGGTGCGGTGACGGTGCCCAGGCACTGA
- a CDS encoding FadR/GntR family transcriptional regulator: MLAQAPRTSLADSAANSIRTEISAGRWAVGSRIPIEPQLALLLGVSRGTVREAVKTLVSRGLLEVRQGSGTYVRSGFDPSSSLQKMRRASLRDQFEVRRALEVEAARLAAVRHTAKDLRRLNTLLDKRGVPDASDSGAGFIERDLAFHLAIVDVSGNLALAETCRFVTGYIKETIASTMSSSLPEPDEAAHRSIVEGIASGDPDIAAAAVRAFMAPMINALSLGAA, translated from the coding sequence ATGCTTGCCCAAGCGCCTCGCACCTCCCTGGCGGACTCCGCCGCCAACAGCATCCGCACCGAAATTTCCGCCGGACGCTGGGCGGTTGGCAGTCGCATCCCGATCGAGCCGCAACTTGCGCTGCTGCTGGGCGTGAGCCGTGGCACGGTGCGCGAAGCCGTCAAGACGCTGGTGTCGCGCGGCCTGCTCGAAGTGCGCCAGGGTTCGGGCACCTATGTGCGCTCGGGCTTCGATCCCTCGTCCAGCCTGCAGAAGATGCGGCGCGCCAGCCTGCGCGACCAGTTCGAGGTGCGCCGCGCGCTCGAAGTCGAAGCGGCGCGGCTGGCCGCGGTGCGCCACACGGCGAAGGACCTGCGCCGGCTGAACACCCTGCTCGACAAGCGAGGCGTGCCCGATGCGAGCGACAGTGGCGCCGGCTTCATCGAACGCGACCTCGCCTTTCACCTGGCCATCGTCGATGTGTCGGGCAACCTCGCGCTGGCCGAGACCTGCCGCTTCGTCACCGGCTATATCAAGGAAACCATCGCCAGCACGATGAGCAGCAGCCTGCCCGAACCCGACGAGGCCGCGCACCGCTCCATCGTCGAAGGCATTGCCAGTGGCGACCCCGACATCGCGGCCGCTGCGGTGCGCGCTTTCATGGCGCCGATGATCAACGCGCTGTCGCTGGGCGCGGCATGA